Proteins co-encoded in one Hymenobacter swuensis DY53 genomic window:
- a CDS encoding catalase — MEDKENQPHNSQPGNGTGTAVTGAGTAHDGRTAAGEQAQTLTTRQGHPVTDNQNSRTVGNRGPVTLENYQLLEKISHFDRERIPERVVHARGAGAHGVFTAYGTVGGESIEKYTRAKLFNTKGKETPVFVRFSSVIHGGHSPETLRDPRGFAVKFYTEDGNWDLVGNNLKVFFIRDALKFPDMVHSLKPDPVTNRQDGGRIFDFMSNTPESVHMLTFLFSPWGIPANYRQMEGSGVNTYKWVNKEGEAQLIKYHWVPKQGVKNLTQPEADAIQATNFNHATQDLYDAIEAGNFPEWEFQVQMMPDGEHPELDFDPLDDTKIWPEDQFPMLPVGKMVLNRNPENYFAEVEQVAFGTGVLVDGLDFSDDKMLQGRTFSYSDTQRYRVGTNYLQLPINAPKKHVATNQRDGQMTFHVDTAPNQNPHVNYEPSSLNGLTESSKAGKDHEPMYNAPLIRQKISRHGEVDFAQAGARWRKHDEREKTDLINNLTDALSAATTEIQNRMVELFTKCDSDYGQRLRQSLDKAAKNPSPATSRYMGRRVTNGQNGQATTGAAVSQPEMASQEK, encoded by the coding sequence ATGGAAGACAAGGAGAATCAACCGCACAACAGCCAGCCTGGCAATGGTACAGGCACCGCCGTAACGGGCGCCGGCACCGCGCACGATGGCCGCACGGCCGCCGGCGAGCAGGCCCAGACGCTGACTACCCGCCAGGGCCACCCCGTTACCGACAACCAGAACTCGCGCACGGTAGGCAACCGCGGCCCCGTAACGCTGGAAAATTATCAGCTGCTCGAGAAAATCAGTCACTTTGACCGGGAGCGAATTCCGGAGCGGGTGGTACACGCACGCGGGGCTGGGGCCCACGGCGTATTCACGGCCTACGGCACAGTGGGCGGTGAATCAATTGAAAAGTACACCCGTGCCAAGCTGTTTAATACGAAAGGCAAGGAAACGCCGGTATTCGTGCGCTTTTCCAGCGTAATCCATGGCGGACACTCACCCGAAACCCTGCGTGACCCGCGTGGTTTTGCGGTGAAATTCTACACCGAAGACGGAAACTGGGACTTGGTGGGCAACAACCTGAAGGTGTTCTTTATCCGCGACGCCCTCAAGTTTCCGGACATGGTGCACTCACTTAAGCCCGATCCGGTGACCAACCGCCAGGACGGCGGCCGCATCTTCGACTTCATGAGCAATACGCCCGAGTCGGTGCACATGCTCACGTTCCTGTTTTCGCCCTGGGGCATTCCGGCTAATTACCGCCAGATGGAAGGCTCAGGCGTAAATACCTATAAGTGGGTAAATAAGGAGGGCGAGGCCCAGCTGATCAAGTACCACTGGGTACCCAAGCAAGGCGTGAAAAACCTCACCCAGCCCGAAGCTGATGCCATTCAGGCCACCAATTTCAACCATGCTACCCAGGATCTGTACGACGCCATTGAGGCCGGTAATTTTCCCGAGTGGGAGTTCCAGGTGCAGATGATGCCCGACGGGGAGCACCCGGAGCTGGATTTCGACCCGCTCGACGACACCAAGATCTGGCCCGAAGATCAGTTCCCGATGCTGCCCGTGGGCAAAATGGTACTTAACCGCAACCCCGAAAATTACTTCGCCGAAGTAGAGCAGGTGGCTTTTGGTACCGGCGTACTTGTAGATGGTCTCGACTTCTCCGATGACAAGATGCTGCAGGGCCGTACGTTCTCGTACTCCGATACGCAGCGCTACCGTGTGGGCACCAATTACCTGCAGTTGCCTATCAACGCGCCTAAAAAGCATGTAGCCACCAACCAGCGCGACGGCCAGATGACGTTCCATGTGGATACGGCTCCCAACCAGAACCCGCATGTCAACTATGAGCCATCCTCGCTGAATGGTCTGACGGAGTCGTCGAAGGCGGGCAAAGACCACGAGCCGATGTACAACGCGCCGCTGATCCGTCAGAAAATCAGCCGCCACGGCGAGGTTGATTTTGCCCAGGCTGGGGCCCGGTGGCGTAAGCATGATGAGCGGGAGAAAACCGACCTCATCAATAACCTGACTGACGCACTGAGTGCTGCTACCACCGAGATTCAAAACCGGATGGTGGAGCTGTTCACCAAATGCGACTCTGATTACGGCCAGCGCCTGCGCCAGAGCCTCGACAAGGCCGCCAAAAACCCTAGCCCAGCTACCAGCCGCTACATGGGTCGGCGCGTAACCAATGGCCAGAATGGTCAAGCCACAACTGGTGCGGCCGTTTCTCAGCCGGAAATGGCTTCGCAGGAAAAGTAA